A genomic window from Purpureocillium takamizusanense chromosome 2, complete sequence includes:
- a CDS encoding uncharacterized protein (EggNog:ENOG503NYIV~COG:O): protein MFTQPVSSPPPGPQTASPVSPGRPSRLRGLSYLRNYTHNHLLSRDSNSNSNSNNSSHAAPAGTGTGTGTPSPPTRTGSAHAHAHAHGASLTRSVSYTPSSTTTTTPSAHAHPTAPAAAHNLNRLTLVSSNPDTSSARARISSATNHPESIPEATAVAAPPATPHAADDRQPAMPHNATATTTTTTTTATMTATGDAAAAASAPSPENTPSIRFSAYYDPRSTRPSLSFPPISRTLPNGSEIIRVGRYSERDGQAANMAGNQPSAAPVGFKSKVVSRRHCEFWCEDGKWYIRDVKSSSGTFLNHIRLSPPSQESKAYPVNDGDIVQLGIDFKGGEEMIFRCVKMRLELNRGWQNKLNTFNVAAHKRLRTMATSNTAASVSSSNSQDCSICLNSIAPCQSLFVAPCSHTWHFKCVRSLLSSPQYPIFVCPNCRAGADLEADVEEPDEEWQQLEDGAEEEAKPEAANGQPSEATLKAPPVPAAEPDAMDTTMDVTVNPNAADSPSGRSNLPHEPTEPVPIRNPASGAGRVNQLRETRSPSPQTNGEGPITPRNNAGPWVFDGGAGRRVADPTAEMTSLDAATEMDLSGGGTSDASSH, encoded by the exons ATGTTTACACAGCCAGTGTCTTCGcctccccccggcccgcagactgcctcgcccgtctccccAGGGCGGCCCAGCCGTCTGCGCGGCCTCAGCTACCTGCGCAACTACACGCACAACCACCTTTTGTCGCGTGACAGCAACTCCAACTCCAACTCCAACAACAGCTCACACGCCGCCCCcgcaggcacaggcacaggcacgggcaccccctcgccgcccacccgcaCCGGCAGTGCCCACGCtcacgcgcacgcgcacggcGCAAGCCTCACCCGCTCCGTCAGCTACACGCCCTcgtcaaccaccaccaccaccccctccGCACACGCCCACCCGActgcgcctgccgccgcccataACCTCAACCGCCTGACCCTCGTCAGCTCCAACCCCGATACCTCGTCGGCCCGCGCGAGAATTTCCTCCGCCACAAATCATCCCGAGTCCATCCCCGaggccaccgccgtcgccgcccccccagCGACcccgcacgccgccgacgaccgccagcccgccatgccTCACAACgcgactgcgacgacgacgacgacgacgacgacggcaaccaTGACTGCGACgggcgacgctgccgccgccgcgtccgcccCCAGCCCCGAAAACACCCCGTCGATACGATTCTCCGCGTACTACGACCCGCGCTCTACCCGTCCTTCGCTTTCCTTCCCGCCCATCTCCAGGACCCTGCCCAACGGCTCAGAGATTATCCGCGTCGGCCGCTACTCGGAGCGCGATGGTCAGGCCGCCAACATGGCCGGCAACCAACCATCggccgcccccgtcggcTTCAAGAGCAAGGTCGTCAGCCGTCGCCACTGCGAGTTCTGGtgcgaggacggcaagtGGTACATTCGCGACGTCAAGAGCTCGTCGGGCACGTTCCTCAACCACATCCGCCTCAGCCCGCCGTCACAGGAGAGCAAGGCATACCCCGTCAACGACGGTGACATTgtccagctcggcatcgacttcaaaggcggcgaggagatgATTTTCCGATGCGTCAAGatgcgcctcgagctcaacCGAGGCTGGCAGAACAAGCTCAACACCTTCAA CGTTGCTGCGCACAAGCGGCTGCGCACAATGGCCACCAGCAACACCGCCGCGTCCGTGTCGAGCTCGAACTCGCAGGACTGCTCCATCTGCCTCAACTCCATTGCT CCCTGCCAGTCACTCTTCGTGGCACCCTGCTCGCACACATGGCATTTCAAGTGCGTGCGGTCACTtttgtcgtcgccgcagtATCCCATCTTTGTCTGTCCAAAttgccgcgccggcgccgacttGGAGGCCGATGTCGAGGAGCCAGACGAGGAGtggcagcagctcgaggatggcgccgaagaagaggcaAAGCCCGAAGCGGCCAACGGGCAGCCTTCCGAGGCTACGCTGAAGGCCCCgcccgtgccggcggccgagccAGATGCCATGGACACAACCATGGACGTCACCGTCAACCCCAACGCGGCCGACAGTCCCAGCGGGAGGTCCAACTTGCCGCACGAGCCGACGGAACCCGTGCCCATTCGCAACCCGGCGTCTGGAGCCGGGCGCGTGAACCAACTGCGCGAGACTCGGTCGCCGTCTCCGCAAACCAACGGAGAGGGGCCGATCACGCCGAGGAACAACGCAGGGCCCTGGGTgtttgacggcggcgccgggcggcgggtggcggaTCCGACGGCCGAGATGACGAGTCTGGACGCCGCGACGGAGATGGACCTCAGCGGGGGCGGCACGAGCGACGCCTCGAGCCACTGA
- the MAS2 gene encoding Mitochondrial processing peptidase (EggNog:ENOG503NV1J~MEROPS:MER0079232~COG:O): protein MLRQLSTRLQPRAAASSCARLLRPKGGLSLPMRSMATVSVEGIPKEPTELDQITTLPNGLRVASEALPGSFSGVGVYVEAGSRFENASLRGVSHIMDRLAFKSTSRHTADEMLEKVEALGGNIQCASSRESMMYQAATFNNAVPQTVELLAETIRDAKLTDEEVAEQIETARYEIAEIWGKPELILPELVHTAAFKDNTLGNPLLCPEDRLGAIDKATVTTYRDLFYRPERMVLAFAGVDHGAAVTLAQQFFGDMKASPLPALSRTGSETSMSAASDSEASTSTGSPASSSPSASPQSRPSKLITKIPFFKNISTSAPRNAAVIDTPITDLIDVPQPARYTGGFLSLPAQPPSLTGTNFTHIHLAFEGLPVGSDDIYALATLQTLLGGGGSFSAGGPGKGMYSRLYTNVLNQHGWVESCVAFNHSYTDSGLFGISASCLPGHTQHMLDVMCQELRALTLETGFSRLQEGEVARAKNQLRSSLLMNLESRMVELEDLGRSVQVHGRKVPVRDMCARIEDLTVADLRRVASAVVGGRVGGLSGGSGSGSGSGAPTVVVQEAQAYGLTSHGMTWDQIQDRIDGWKLGRQSA from the exons ATGTTGCGACAATTATCCACGCGGCTGCAgccccgcgcggcggcctcgtcgtgcgcgAGGTTGCTGCGGCCTAAGGGCGGGCTGAGCCTCCCGATGCGGTCCATGGCGACCGTCTCTGTCGAAGGCATCCCCAAG GAACCGACCGAGCTGGATCAAATCACAACGCTGCCCAacggcctgcgcgtcgcCTCCGAAGCCCTCCCGGGCTCCTTCTCAGGCGTGGGCGTCTACGTCGAGGCCGGGTCGCGCTTCGAAAACGCCAGCCTGCGCGGCGTGTCGCACATCATGGACCGGCTGGCCTTcaagtcgacgtcgcggcaCACAGCCGACGAGATGCTGGAGaaggtcgaggcgctgggcggcaacATCCAGTGCGCGTCGTCCCGCGAGTCCATGATGTACCAGGCCGCCACCTTCAACAACGCCGTGCCCCAGACGGTCGAGCTCCTGGCCGAGACCATCCGCGACGCGAAGCTCACAGACGAAGAGGTCGCCGAGCAGATCGAGACGGCGCGCTACGAGATTGCCGAGATCTGGGGCAAGCCCGAGCTGATACTCCCCGAGCTGGTCCACACGGCCGCCTTCAAGGACAACACGCTGGGCAACCCGCTGCTGTGCCCCGaggaccgcctcggcgccatcgacaaggcTACCGTCACGACGTACCGGGACCTGTTCTACCGGCCGGAGAGGATGGTGCTGGCGTTTGCGGGCGTCGATCATGGCGCCGCGGTGACGCTCGCCCAGCAGTTCTTCGGCGACATGAAGGCAagcccgctgcccgccctgtcAAGGACCGGCTCGGAGACGAGCATGTCTGCGGCATCCGACAGCGAGGCTTCCACGTCCACTGGCTCCCCGGCATCCTCATccccctcggcgtcgccccagTCGCGCCCCTCCAAGCTCATCACCAAGATCCCCTTCTTCAAGAACATCTCCACTTCAGCGCCGCGCAAcgcggccgtcatcgacaCGCCTATAACAGACCTCATAGACGTACCGCAGCCGGCGCGCTACACGGGCGGCTTCCTATCGCTCCCAGCGCAGCCGCCATCGCTGACCGGCACCAACTTCACGCACATCCACCTCGCGTTCGAGGGCCTGCCCGTGGGCTCTGACGACATCTACGCGCTGGCAACGCTGCAGacgctgctcggcggcggcgggtctttctcggccggcgggcccGGCAAGGGCATGTACTCGCGCCTGTACACCAACGTGCTCAACCAGCACGGCTGGGTCGAGTCGTGCGTCGCCTTCAATCACTCGTACACGGACTCGGGCCTGTTCGGCATCTCAGCATCGTGCCTCCCCGGCCACACCCAGCACATGCTCGACGTCATGTGCCaggagctgcgcgccctGACCCTCGAGACGGGCTTCTCGCGCCTGcaggagggcgaggtggcCCGCGCCAAGAACCAGCTGCGCAGCAGCCTGCTCATGAACCTCGAGAGCCGCAtggtcgagctcgaggacctggGCCGGAGCGTGCAGGTCCACGGCCGCAAGGTGCCCGTGCGCGACATGTGCGCCCGCATCGAGGACCTGACGGTCGCGgacctgcgccgcgtcgcctcggccgtcgtcggcgggcgcgtcggcggcctcagcggtggcagtggcagcggcagcggcagcggcgcgcccacCGTCGTGGTGCAGGAGGCGCAGGCGTACGGCCTGACGAGCCACGGCATGACCTGGGACCAGATCCAGGACCGCATCGACGGCTGGAAGCTCGGCCGGCAGTCTGCATGA